Proteins from a single region of Gemmatimonadota bacterium:
- a CDS encoding GWxTD domain-containing protein, which produces MRLIKWYVAMVVTCFCWATAYGQEDAPLYRDMPLRSKGELRVFAETAAFRGPQNLTRLEVYTLIDARQLQFVPEEGKYVSQIDFELSLQDSAGNPTVQELWTRNVSVANIRELKQNGALVRDIIAVDIASGLYKMTLTAEDIYGDISGICEGNMRVRRFEGPELVVSDVVFASELKKAESAGRFVKNGWHVVPNTTRFFRVGKPIQIYFEVYNFKVMPNNPNDSFVLGYSVLDTADVVVKSYPAKRLIKPGESVVKTEVLETEGLSGGAYDLQIELFDRSTREHVRHKRKVFLISDENENPQLTEAQQEQLRYFQTIHHIASEKDLSMYESLPTQDSKMKFLRTFWKKLDPTPKTPLNERLRDHINRMKYSDDTFTSQPGKRGSETDKGRVYIKYGPPSERDYTTSAAIGKPIDTWTYEKSGRYIFIFFDRRGTGVYELVHSTMSGELYNPNWQDTAF; this is translated from the coding sequence ATGCGTCTCATAAAATGGTATGTTGCGATGGTTGTCACCTGTTTTTGTTGGGCAACGGCATACGGGCAAGAAGATGCGCCACTATATCGAGATATGCCTTTGCGCTCAAAGGGCGAATTGCGCGTTTTTGCCGAAACCGCTGCATTTCGAGGCCCTCAAAACCTCACGCGCCTGGAAGTCTATACATTAATCGATGCGCGACAATTGCAGTTTGTACCCGAAGAAGGCAAATACGTATCCCAAATTGACTTTGAGCTTTCTCTGCAAGATTCTGCGGGAAACCCCACAGTACAAGAGTTGTGGACGCGAAATGTTTCGGTGGCAAATATCCGAGAATTAAAACAAAATGGCGCACTGGTGCGCGATATCATCGCCGTTGATATTGCCTCGGGTCTCTACAAAATGACGCTGACAGCCGAAGATATTTACGGAGATATTTCAGGCATTTGTGAGGGGAATATGCGCGTGCGCCGTTTTGAGGGCCCTGAGTTGGTCGTAAGCGATGTGGTATTCGCTTCGGAACTGAAAAAAGCCGAATCTGCCGGGCGCTTTGTCAAAAATGGATGGCACGTCGTGCCCAATACAACGCGGTTCTTCCGCGTGGGTAAACCAATACAGATCTACTTTGAGGTTTACAACTTCAAAGTCATGCCCAACAATCCCAATGATTCATTTGTTCTGGGATACAGTGTGCTCGACACTGCCGATGTCGTTGTCAAATCGTATCCGGCAAAGCGATTGATCAAGCCCGGTGAAAGCGTGGTAAAAACAGAAGTTCTGGAAACAGAAGGACTATCTGGCGGCGCGTACGATTTGCAAATCGAGTTATTTGACCGCAGCACGCGCGAACATGTGCGGCACAAACGCAAAGTCTTTCTCATTTCAGATGAAAATGAAAATCCACAATTGACAGAGGCACAACAGGAACAATTGCGATATTTTCAAACCATTCATCACATTGCGTCTGAAAAAGATCTCTCTATGTACGAGTCTTTGCCAACACAGGATTCGAAAATGAAATTCCTCCGGACATTTTGGAAAAAACTGGACCCGACGCCAAAGACGCCCTTAAATGAACGGCTTCGAGACCACATAAATCGCATGAAATACTCCGATGATACGTTTACATCGCAGCCGGGAAAGCGGGGATCAGAGACAGACAAAGGGCGTGTTTATATCAAATACGGGCCGCCCAGCGAGCGCGACTATACCACATCGGCTGCAATAGGAAAACCCATAGATACCTGGACTTACGAAAAGTCGGGACGATATATTTTTATATTTTTTGATCGCCGCGGAACCGGCGTTTACGAACTGGTGCATTCGACCATGTCGGGTGAACTCTACAATCCCAATTGGCAAGACACAGCATTCTAA
- a CDS encoding 2-oxoacid:acceptor oxidoreductase family protein, giving the protein MDPRFTFEKGTGIFTGNELIVKGCLEGGMGLMTGYPGSPVAEVFDAAERIRELLIEKGVMVQIANNEALGAARLNGAQMESIRAIAVMKSVGVHVASDALALGNMAGTGEGAAAVAVFGDDTWSEGTQVPADSRFIAKHLYMPLFEPSTFQEMKDWIKVAFELSEKTRLYIAYLVTSNQADGGGTVEVHANQFPEKTFNHPIRLDPLTISPDDRVIIPPHTVVKEKEVLEQRFPKLLTLAKEYELNRILYRPDSGKKRIGFVTSSLAYCYLEHALNMVGLGGSIPILKYGITYPIDSEILREFADLVDEIYVVEEKRGFLEEQIGAALQNLYQAGKTKAFRIWGKRFPNGSGFPDSCGLNPSITLNVLAPVLKSLDDPTVPVDAERIDTIVALMAQTETFDLSASVRTPSFCPGCPHRDSASVLDKMIDDFQDGDYMQRKHGTDPMDLIFHGDIGCYSLLKYEPFNRLMHNLSGMGLGGGTGAGIDPFIDNKQLVFMGDSTFFHSGMAAISDSIKHGQDITYVILDNKTTAMTGHQPTPGVDIDLMGRPTFAQDIEQVVCGLGGGTNGPVMVASMNPANREAYRDILEQALLKDGVKIVIADKECGITYHRRVRAEQIQTVRDKGFLSEETHINITPEVCEYCLECTQATGCSGLSVEETLHGQKVATDLSLCVADGACTKVEVANGDKTCPSFERLTIHRSRAPEVQTESIDLSNIPEPECRDFDTAWYAYVAGVGGMGINTISAIIAVAGAKQGYTVRFTNKKGLAIRNGGVYSHVSFTKDERVISQLTPYGHADLLLGLDILEAVRGLDPNGTGRVGSPQRTTAVVETGKRETILSMIGRDDFDTDHLENILRRYTNSDTYFGMDLGEISERYLGNKIYANSILLGAAFQRDALPLTLENIRWAMKQNIKSNELEANLKAFEMGRKAALDPDAFFKPKLVTTYSGLIDDKAEILTKTRGEKLAKTYRTLSETVADWSLSDATKLQFALGVYDLIQWGGIEYARSYIDRVKGIYDRDNAQYQYRATDAVVRFLARVMAYKDEIYVAHLLTSEEKYRRDRARYDVDPDRGDRISYRHLTRPHFTVLGLDIRFDIQTRDWMLNIMKWARFLRRLPAWHREEKNYRDWYIDLVDNFDFDNTERYDTYVKVLRLPDDVRGYREVIWPKMAAAREMANYWLNGKGTPPKLDREVLDIEPIVENA; this is encoded by the coding sequence ATGGATCCTCGATTTACATTTGAAAAAGGCACGGGCATTTTTACGGGCAATGAACTCATCGTCAAGGGTTGTCTCGAAGGCGGCATGGGGTTGATGACGGGATATCCCGGCTCACCCGTGGCAGAAGTATTTGATGCAGCAGAGCGCATCCGCGAGTTGTTGATAGAAAAAGGCGTGATGGTGCAAATTGCCAACAACGAAGCTCTGGGAGCAGCGCGTCTCAATGGGGCGCAGATGGAATCTATTCGCGCCATCGCAGTCATGAAAAGCGTGGGCGTACACGTCGCTTCAGACGCGCTGGCACTGGGCAATATGGCCGGAACGGGCGAAGGTGCTGCTGCGGTTGCCGTATTTGGCGATGATACGTGGTCTGAGGGCACACAAGTGCCTGCTGATTCTCGCTTTATCGCCAAACATCTGTACATGCCCTTGTTCGAACCCAGCACCTTTCAGGAAATGAAAGACTGGATCAAAGTCGCCTTTGAGTTATCGGAAAAGACCCGGCTCTATATCGCCTACCTCGTGACGTCCAATCAGGCAGATGGCGGAGGCACGGTCGAAGTACACGCAAACCAGTTTCCCGAAAAAACATTTAACCATCCCATCCGCCTGGACCCGCTGACGATTTCCCCAGATGATCGCGTGATTATCCCGCCACATACAGTGGTAAAAGAAAAGGAGGTCCTCGAGCAGCGTTTTCCAAAGCTGCTCACCCTCGCAAAAGAATACGAGTTGAATCGAATTTTATATCGGCCAGACTCTGGCAAAAAGCGAATCGGCTTTGTCACCAGCAGTTTGGCCTATTGTTATTTGGAACACGCGCTCAATATGGTTGGGTTGGGGGGTAGCATACCCATTTTGAAATACGGGATTACGTATCCGATTGATTCGGAGATCTTGCGCGAATTTGCGGACCTGGTCGATGAAATTTACGTGGTGGAAGAAAAACGCGGTTTTTTGGAAGAACAAATTGGCGCCGCTTTACAAAACCTGTATCAGGCAGGAAAAACAAAAGCCTTCCGGATATGGGGCAAACGCTTTCCCAATGGATCAGGTTTCCCCGACAGTTGTGGCCTGAATCCCAGTATCACGCTCAATGTGCTGGCTCCAGTGTTGAAATCGCTCGACGACCCCACAGTACCCGTAGATGCCGAGCGCATTGATACTATTGTCGCCTTGATGGCTCAGACAGAAACATTTGACCTGAGCGCATCGGTTCGCACACCCTCGTTTTGTCCGGGCTGTCCGCACCGCGATTCGGCCAGTGTGCTGGACAAGATGATCGACGATTTCCAAGATGGCGATTATATGCAGCGCAAGCACGGCACAGATCCAATGGATCTGATTTTCCACGGAGATATCGGATGTTATTCCCTGTTGAAATACGAGCCATTTAACCGGCTGATGCACAATTTATCGGGAATGGGACTCGGCGGTGGCACGGGTGCGGGTATCGATCCTTTTATCGACAACAAACAACTCGTATTCATGGGCGATTCGACATTTTTCCACAGTGGAATGGCGGCGATTTCCGATTCGATTAAACACGGGCAAGATATTACCTATGTCATTTTAGACAATAAGACCACAGCAATGACGGGGCATCAGCCCACGCCGGGGGTAGATATTGACCTGATGGGACGCCCGACCTTTGCTCAGGATATTGAACAGGTCGTGTGCGGTTTGGGTGGCGGTACAAATGGCCCGGTGATGGTCGCCAGCATGAATCCGGCAAACCGGGAGGCGTATCGCGATATCCTGGAACAGGCACTTCTAAAAGACGGCGTCAAAATTGTCATTGCCGACAAAGAATGCGGCATCACATATCACCGTCGCGTGCGCGCAGAGCAGATCCAGACCGTTCGGGACAAGGGATTTCTGTCGGAAGAAACCCACATCAACATCACGCCAGAAGTCTGCGAATATTGTCTGGAATGCACGCAGGCAACCGGATGCAGTGGCTTGAGCGTAGAAGAAACCCTCCACGGCCAAAAAGTCGCGACCGATCTATCTTTGTGCGTTGCCGACGGAGCGTGTACAAAGGTCGAAGTTGCAAATGGCGATAAAACGTGTCCCTCGTTTGAACGCCTGACCATTCACCGGTCACGCGCACCTGAGGTGCAAACCGAATCAATCGATCTATCGAATATTCCCGAACCCGAATGCCGCGACTTTGATACGGCCTGGTACGCGTATGTAGCTGGCGTAGGCGGCATGGGCATCAATACCATTTCTGCGATTATCGCCGTTGCAGGCGCAAAGCAGGGATATACCGTGCGCTTCACCAACAAAAAGGGACTGGCTATTCGCAACGGCGGCGTGTATTCGCACGTCAGCTTTACCAAAGACGAGCGGGTGATTTCGCAATTGACGCCCTACGGACATGCAGACTTGCTGTTGGGATTGGATATTCTGGAGGCAGTGCGCGGGTTAGATCCGAATGGAACCGGCCGCGTGGGCAGTCCACAGCGCACCACAGCCGTTGTGGAAACCGGCAAGCGCGAGACCATTTTGTCGATGATTGGACGAGACGATTTTGATACAGACCATTTGGAGAATATCTTGCGGCGTTATACCAATTCCGACACGTATTTTGGGATGGACCTCGGCGAAATCTCCGAACGATACCTGGGCAACAAAATCTATGCCAATAGCATCTTGCTGGGCGCGGCATTTCAACGGGACGCATTGCCCCTAACACTGGAAAATATCCGGTGGGCGATGAAGCAAAATATCAAATCGAATGAACTCGAAGCCAATCTCAAAGCATTTGAGATGGGGCGCAAAGCCGCGCTGGATCCCGATGCATTTTTCAAACCCAAACTCGTAACCACATACAGTGGACTTATCGACGACAAAGCGGAAATTTTGACCAAAACGCGGGGCGAAAAATTGGCCAAAACCTATCGCACCCTCTCAGAGACAGTCGCAGACTGGTCACTTTCCGACGCGACAAAATTGCAATTTGCCCTCGGCGTTTACGACCTCATTCAATGGGGCGGCATCGAATACGCGCGGTCTTATATCGACCGCGTAAAAGGGATTTACGACCGCGATAATGCCCAATATCAGTATCGCGCAACCGATGCTGTGGTGCGCTTTCTCGCCCGCGTGATGGCCTATAAAGATGAAATCTATGTGGCTCATCTATTGACAAGCGAGGAAAAATATCGCCGAGATCGCGCGCGTTATGATGTCGATCCAGATCGCGGAGATCGGATTTCTTACAGGCATTTAACCCGGCCGCATTTCACCGTCCTGGGACTGGACATCAGATTCGATATTCAAACCCGCGATTGGATGCTCAATATCATGAAGTGGGCGCGCTTTTTACGCAGGCTTCCGGCCTGGCATCGCGAGGAAAAAAACTATCGAGACTGGTATATCGATCTGGTAGATAATTTTGATTTTGACAATACAGAGCGATACGATACTTATGTGAAAGTCCTGCGCCTGCCCGACGACGTACGGGGCTACCGCGAGGTAATCTGGCCCAAGATGGCCGCCGCCAGAGAAATGGCGAACTACTGGCTTAATGGCAAAGGAACACCCCCCAAACTCGACCGCGAGGTCCTCGATATCGAGCCTATAGTCGAAAACGCTTAG